The following coding sequences are from one Marinifilum sp. JC120 window:
- a CDS encoding cation ABC transporter substrate-binding protein has protein sequence MNFKDREEKMKKPIITLTSIACMILISSAALATQIQATVSIAPVKYFVEKIGGENVNVNIMVEPGSSPATYEPQPRQMAQLSKSEIYFAIGVPFEQAWLPRFRSANNKLEIINLANEVVPQAMQAHVHDEDKHRHEHEHEHGDTRIKDPHIWLSPPLVRIISQQIRDVLIEHDPANTETYTRNYLNFASEINKLDSDLLNIFTQKGKEFSFMVYHPSWGYFARTYGLNQIPIELEGKEPSPKELTQLIKLAKKDSVQAIFIQPQFSQKSARALAKSIGAEVLTANPLAEDWAENLRKTAEAFIKKH, from the coding sequence ATGAATTTCAAAGACAGAGAGGAGAAAATGAAAAAACCAATAATCACCCTGACAAGCATAGCCTGCATGATACTCATATCTTCCGCAGCTCTTGCGACCCAGATACAGGCAACAGTTTCCATCGCACCAGTTAAGTATTTTGTAGAAAAGATAGGAGGAGAGAACGTAAACGTAAATATCATGGTCGAACCGGGCAGCAGCCCGGCCACCTACGAACCTCAGCCGCGCCAAATGGCTCAGCTAAGCAAATCAGAAATATACTTTGCCATCGGCGTCCCCTTTGAGCAGGCATGGCTACCGCGATTCAGATCAGCCAATAACAAACTTGAAATCATAAATCTGGCAAATGAAGTTGTCCCTCAGGCCATGCAAGCGCACGTACACGACGAGGATAAACACAGACACGAACACGAACATGAACACGGAGATACCCGCATAAAAGACCCGCACATCTGGTTATCTCCGCCGCTGGTCAGAATTATCAGCCAGCAAATAAGAGACGTTTTGATTGAGCATGACCCCGCAAACACAGAAACATACACCCGCAACTACTTGAACTTTGCGTCCGAAATAAACAAGCTCGACTCAGATCTGCTGAACATCTTCACCCAAAAAGGTAAAGAATTCAGTTTCATGGTCTACCACCCCTCATGGGGCTACTTTGCCCGCACCTACGGACTAAACCAGATCCCCATTGAACTGGAAGGAAAAGAACCCAGCCCCAAAGAATTAACCCAACTGATCAAGCTTGCAAAAAAAGACTCTGTACAAGCCATCTTCATCCAACCCCAATTCTCCCAGAAAAGCGCACGCGCCTTAGCCAAATCAATAGGAGCGGAGGTACTGACGGCAAACCCGCTAGCCGAAGACTGGGCCGAGAATCTACGCAAAACAGCCGAAGCCTTCATAAAAAAGCACTAA